CAATGAGTTTGGAGTAATGTGTCCGGTTCAAAAAATGATTTTTTCCGCTACATCTTTCAGTGTTTTTAATATTTTATTGTAATTGGTACGGAAGTTGTGTCGTGTTTGGTGTAATTAATATGTGGTTGAATATGTGAACTTTATTCGTTGTGAACAACTTCTTTTTTCTTTTTTAATACACTAAGGGTACTTTAATTGATTATTGGCAATATTTATTTTGTACTTTTATAAAGTGATTTAAATGAACTCTATAAATCACATAAATTGATAAATCGGCAAACAGAAATCATGAAAGAAAGAGAAAATATAAAAATAGAATTATTTGATAGACTAAAAGAGGCTCATGCTTTATGGTCTTTCAAAAATCCTGATATCTCTCAAATTTCGGATGAAATGCTAATTGAGAAAGTATTACTTCATTTAGATATTCAGGACATTAACAAGCTTTTTTATGTTTATTTAAAAAGTAAAATTAAAGATGTCTGGATAAATAATATTATACCTCTGGAACCGCAGTATCACTCCTATAATATATTGTTCGCAGCAGTATATTTTAATATCAAAAATCCTGATCGTTATATAAAAGCAAAAGTAAATCAACACATTAAATCATTAATATCTCAATGAAAGGATTAGCAATACATACAGAAGAAATATTTGAACCTATAAGTAAACTGGATTCAATTAAGGAATATGTATTGATTGGAGGGACCGCTTTATCATTACAATTAGGTCATCGGTTTAGTGAAGATTTAGATTTCTGCAAATGGAAAAAAGCTAATAAGGACAAAGAAGAGGTGGCTTGGTATTCTATTGAAAAAGAGCTGAATAATATCGGAAACGTTCAATCAAAAGATATCATAGATTTCAATCAGGCAAATTTTATATTAGATGGTGTGAAATTATCGTTCTACGCTAATAATTTGAGCAAACAACCTTCAAATTCAACCATTATTTCTTTCAAAAATAATATCCGTTTAATGGATATTAAAACAATTGGAATAATGAAAATAGAGGTAATGCTGAGGAGGAGTACATTCCGGGATTATTATGATTTATACTCTATTCTTAGGGAAAATATTAATCTTTCAGAATTGGTTGAGGGCGCTTTGAAATACTCCGGGCATCATCTCAAAACTAAAGATATTCTTGCAATGCTGTCAAATGGTGAAAGATTTACAAAAGATAACGAATTTGAAAACCTTGATCCAAAATATAAAATAACAGCAAGTCAGATTCAGGATTATATGATTGATGAAATCAAAAAGTATAATAATGATTTAGTTAAATAATCATTTTGTAAACCTGTTGTAATCAAGCATTATTCAATCAGTATCATAAGTTGCATTATTATGAAAAAAGAAATACTGTTATCAAATGGTAAGTTACATTTTATTGGATGTAAACTGAATTTAAACTAAGAAAGGAAAAACAATACGCATGACCTTTGGAAATCCCATAATGCCCGATGAGTTGGACTCATATACGAACAGTAGGGAACTCGCTTCCTTTTTGAAAGGGAAAGTATATGATTTGGCAAATAGATATGGTGTATCAAAAAAGTAACTATATTGCAAAATCAAATGACAATTATGAGCAAAATGGACAGACGTAAATTTATTGCAACAGGAATAGCCGGATTAGCGGGCATTACGGTGATTGGTTCGGGTATTGCAACCGGATGCGCATTTTCTGAGAACCTTCCTGTAGATATGGTAAAGTTGGGAAAGACAGGACTGAAAGTATCCCGCATTGCTATGGGTACAGGAACTGTTGGATACAATAAAGGATCCAATCAGACGAGGTTGGGAATGGAAAAATTTGTAAAAATGGCCCGTCACGCCTATGAGATGGGTATCCGTTCATTTGATATGGCAGACGGGTACGGCTCACATCCTTATGTAGGCGAGGCAATAAAAACATTGCCCCGGGAAAAAGTGACATTGCTCACTAAAATTTGGACACACCCTGATGGATCGGACAAGATAGAATCCGTTGAGAAGACTTTAGACCGTTACAGACAGGAGATCAATACCGATTATATTGATATTCTCTTGTTGCATTGCCTGACACAGGGAAATTGGACGGAAAACAGAAAACATTACATTGATGGGCTTTCCAAGGCCAAACAGGACGGGATCGTGAAAAAGGTGGGTGTTTCATGCCATCATCTGGATGCCTTAACCGTTGCTGCGGAAAATCCGTGGGTGGATGTGATCATGGCAAGGTTGAATCCGTTCGGCACTAAAATGGATGGGACACCGCAGGTAGTAAATGAGGTGTTGGACAAAGCCATAAAAAACGGGAAGGGTATTATCGGAATGAAAGTATTTGGTGAAGGGAAACATATCTCTGATGATGACCGGGAACAATCGATCAAATATGTGGTTACCGAAGGAAATGTCCATTGCATGACCCTTGGCCTTGAGTCGGAAGCACAGATGGATGACGCTGTTGAAAGAGTCATGCGTTTCGCCAAAAGTTGATGTTGACGCTACTGGGTATTGCATCCATAGTCAGGGAAATTCGTGGAAAAAGAAATGGGTTTTTCTATGTTGATAGAGTCTGTATCCGCACTATGAAGCATCCTGATTTTTCCTATTTTTGTGAAAAATTTTATTGTGTCAGTATCCGGTAAATCATTTTTCAATTCTGTTCTATCCCATGTCTCATACTATAGACGTTGGTATATCATATTTGGAATAATACTGGTTGCACAGGTCTTTTACTTGTTTTCTCTACCCAAAACTTTGTTTGATAAACCCTTATCTACTGTTATCGATGACCGTAACGGGGAATTGATCGGGGCTAAAATCGCATCGGACGGACAATGGCGTTTCCCGGCAGCTGATTCAATTCCGGAAAAATATATTCAATCCGTTATTCTTTTTGAAGACAAAAGGTTTTATAAGCATCCCGGAGTGGATCCTCTTGCCCTGGCGCGCGCGCTGCGTCAAAATATCAGCCGTGGTGGTACCGTGAGCGGAGGAAGTACCATTACCATGCAGGTAATTCGTATGATGCAGGACAATCCGCCGCGCAATATCTGGCAGAAAATAAAAGAGGCCATACTGGCTACCCGCCTGGAACTCCGGTGTTCAAAAGATGAAATATTACGGCTTTATGCGGCAAATGCTCCATTCGGAGGGAATGTCGTAGGAATAGGTGCTGCTTCATGGCGTTATTTCGGCCGGGAACCGGATGAACTCAGTTGGGCGGAAGCAGTTACTCTGGCTATTTTACCTAATGCACCATCACTAATTCATCCCGGACGAAACAGGGAGCGGCTGTTGAATAAACGTAACAGGTTGTTGGACCGGTTACATGAAACAGGAGTCATATCGTGGGAAGATTGTTCTCTGGCCAAAGACGAGCCGCTTCCGGAAAATCCCCGCGCATTGCCTTCGGACGCACCATACCTGTTGAACAGGATTACAGCTTCATATAAGGGGAACAGGGTAAAAACAACCATCGACCAGTCCCTGCAGGAAAGAGTGAATTATATCGTACAGAACCATGCCTCTTCTTACCGTGGCAATTATGTCCATAATATGGCTGTTTTGGTAGCGGAAGCTGAGAGCGGGGATGTCGTGGCTTATGTAGGGAATGTATATGATCCCGGACAACAGATACATGGAAATCAGGTGGACATTATCACAGCTCCCCGGAGTACGGGGAGTATCCTGAAACCGTTTTTATACGCCACCATGCTCGACCATGGTGAAATTTTACCGGATATGCTGGTAGCCGACATACCGATACAAATACGGAATTTTGCTCCGAAAAATTTTGACCGGAGCTATGATGGTGCCGTACCTGCCCATCGGGCACTGGAACGTTCCCTCAATGTGCCTTCGGTACGTATGTTACAGTCACATGGAATTGAAAAATTCCATTTATTGCTTCGGAATCTGGGAATGACCACTCTTACCCAGCCGGCTGAATATTATGGACTGACCCTGATACTGGGAGGTGCGGAAGGTACTTTATGGGACATAACCGGGATGTATGCCCGCTTATCCCGGATTTTGAAACATTATACGGAACGTTCCGGGATGTATGACCCGGCGGATCACCACGGATTGAATTTTTACACACATTTATCCCAAAAGCTGCGTCCCCGTACCCAGGATAAGGATATAGAGAATTTTGCCCCGATAGAAGCGGCTGCTATCTGGCAGACATTCCAGGCACTTTCGGAAGTAAACCGACCGGAAGAGGAAGCATCCTGGAAATCCTTTTCCTCTTCACGTAAAGTGGCCTGGAAAACCGGGACCAGTTACGGACATCGTGACGCCTGGGCAGTAGGTGTGACGCCTCACTATGTGGTAGGTGTCTGGGTCGGTAATGCTTCGGGAGAAGGACGTCCTACGCTCACAGGCGTAAATTATGCGGCTCCGGTATTGTTCGATGTCTTTTCCCAATTGCCTCATGGCTCCTGGTTTGAAATCCCGTATGACGATATGGCCAAAGCCGTGATCTGCCGTAAGAGTGGTTACCGGGCTTCTCCCATCTGTAATGAAGTGGATACCATGATCATCGCCCGGGGTGGGCATGACTCCGAAGTTTGTCCTTACCACACCATCATCCATCTGGATAAAAGCAGGAAATACAGGGTAAACAGTGAATGCGCCAGTGTGAACGAAATGGTTCATGTTCCATGGTTTGTACTTCCGCCGGCCCAGGAATGGTTTTATAAAAGTAAAAATATCGGTTACAAGCCGTTACCTCCTATTCATCCCGATTGCCTGAACACAGAAGGAGAACAGCAGATGGACCTGATCTATCCGCAAGCCAACCTGACGGTCGTACTTCCCAGGCAACTGGACGGAACAGAGGGACAAGTGGTATTCCGGGCCGCACACCGCAGATCTTCCGCTGTCATATTCTGGCACATTGACCATCAATTTGCCGGCAGTACCCAGGCGCCCCACCAGATTGCTGTTGCTCCCGCTCCGGGAGAGCACAGGCTCACGTTGGTAGATGATAAAGGAAATACCATTACCGGTTATTTTACCGTAGATGAGAAAGAGAAACCGTAAAATTTTCTTATCATTGCATGAAAGCTCCATCA
This Bacteroidales bacterium DNA region includes the following protein-coding sequences:
- the pbpC gene encoding penicillin-binding protein 1C — encoded protein: MIFGIILVAQVFYLFSLPKTLFDKPLSTVIDDRNGELIGAKIASDGQWRFPAADSIPEKYIQSVILFEDKRFYKHPGVDPLALARALRQNISRGGTVSGGSTITMQVIRMMQDNPPRNIWQKIKEAILATRLELRCSKDEILRLYAANAPFGGNVVGIGAASWRYFGREPDELSWAEAVTLAILPNAPSLIHPGRNRERLLNKRNRLLDRLHETGVISWEDCSLAKDEPLPENPRALPSDAPYLLNRITASYKGNRVKTTIDQSLQERVNYIVQNHASSYRGNYVHNMAVLVAEAESGDVVAYVGNVYDPGQQIHGNQVDIITAPRSTGSILKPFLYATMLDHGEILPDMLVADIPIQIRNFAPKNFDRSYDGAVPAHRALERSLNVPSVRMLQSHGIEKFHLLLRNLGMTTLTQPAEYYGLTLILGGAEGTLWDITGMYARLSRILKHYTERSGMYDPADHHGLNFYTHLSQKLRPRTQDKDIENFAPIEAAAIWQTFQALSEVNRPEEEASWKSFSSSRKVAWKTGTSYGHRDAWAVGVTPHYVVGVWVGNASGEGRPTLTGVNYAAPVLFDVFSQLPHGSWFEIPYDDMAKAVICRKSGYRASPICNEVDTMIIARGGHDSEVCPYHTIIHLDKSRKYRVNSECASVNEMVHVPWFVLPPAQEWFYKSKNIGYKPLPPIHPDCLNTEGEQQMDLIYPQANLTVVLPRQLDGTEGQVVFRAAHRRSSAVIFWHIDHQFAGSTQAPHQIAVAPAPGEHRLTLVDDKGNTITGYFTVDEKEKP
- a CDS encoding aldo/keto reductase — encoded protein: MDRRKFIATGIAGLAGITVIGSGIATGCAFSENLPVDMVKLGKTGLKVSRIAMGTGTVGYNKGSNQTRLGMEKFVKMARHAYEMGIRSFDMADGYGSHPYVGEAIKTLPREKVTLLTKIWTHPDGSDKIESVEKTLDRYRQEINTDYIDILLLHCLTQGNWTENRKHYIDGLSKAKQDGIVKKVGVSCHHLDALTVAAENPWVDVIMARLNPFGTKMDGTPQVVNEVLDKAIKNGKGIIGMKVFGEGKHISDDDREQSIKYVVTEGNVHCMTLGLESEAQMDDAVERVMRFAKS
- a CDS encoding nucleotidyl transferase AbiEii/AbiGii toxin family protein, with amino-acid sequence MKGLAIHTEEIFEPISKLDSIKEYVLIGGTALSLQLGHRFSEDLDFCKWKKANKDKEEVAWYSIEKELNNIGNVQSKDIIDFNQANFILDGVKLSFYANNLSKQPSNSTIISFKNNIRLMDIKTIGIMKIEVMLRRSTFRDYYDLYSILRENINLSELVEGALKYSGHHLKTKDILAMLSNGERFTKDNEFENLDPKYKITASQIQDYMIDEIKKYNNDLVK